The segment tcatgcaGTGCGCAGCGTAAGGTAGTTTATTAGGAAAGTATGCTCATTTaagtttgtttatctttttaatgtaaataataaacagatttgttcaagttcattCGTAAGCCTGATACAGTAGAAAATTGCTTTGATCCATTCCTctctattagacaaaaaaaaccaaaaaaaacaacttgaaaCTGACCTTTTTTAATACAGCCACAGTTTGTGTGACAAGGAACAGAAAAGAGCCTCCCCTTAGAGACTGTGGTAGCGAAgaacaagatcattgtaggggatagaagaagaagagcacaggaagtgcatgttagaggttaggagttagaggtgttataagaggaagtgtagcggccgagaaggaacgtaagtttgtattatggagtttaggtagatgggtgcagacccagtagtcactctgtatgcaagcattaatgacttgaatttgatttgaggccacggggagccagtggaggtcactgagtaatggagtgacatgagtccttttgggctgatcaaaaaccagacgcgctgctgcgttctgaaccatttgtaagggtttcaccgcacaagttggaagacctgctaggagggcattgcaatagttgatgcgagagataaccatggcctgtaccagaagctgggtggcgtactgagtgactCACACCTTGCCAACGTGTTTAACCAGTTTTAatgtcgctttgaaagacaatgggacagacctgacaccatcccccgtccGCTGATcggccacagtccaccatctcatcccccacctcctcccacTCTCACCATCCTGGAGAGGGacgtcaacagactgttcacgaggcagaaacctcgcaaagcagCTGGACCAAATTCTGTCTccacatccaccctgaagcactgcgCCAATCAGCTGTCCCAGGTGTTCACAgtcatttttaacacctcactggagacatgcattgtgccagcctgcttcaaagtctccaccatcatccctgtccccaaaaaaacaaggaccactggactaaaccctcgccctgacatctgtggttatgaagtcctttgagcgccttgtgttgtcccacctgaaatccatcacagacccactcctggaccccctgcagttcgcctacagagccaacaggacactacatcctccagcacctggactccccaggaacctacgccaggatcctgcttgtggacttcagctctgctttcaacaccatcatcccggccctgcttcaggacaagctctctcagctgaacgtgcctgactccacctgcaggtggatcacttacttcctgacagacaggaagcagcatgtgaagctgggaaaacatgtctctgactccaggaccatcagcaccggtttccctcaaggctgtgttctttcccccttttctcttctccctgtacaccaacagctgcacctccagtcaccagtctgtcaagctcctgaagtttgtggatgacaccaccctcgttgggctcatctctggtggggatgagtccgcctacaggtgggagatcgaccatctggtgacctgatgcagccagaacagtctggagctcaacgctcttaagacagtggagatggtcatggacttcagaaagagcccagccccaccctcccctagtcaccactgtggactccttccgcttcctggggaccatcatctcccaggacctcaggtgggaactgaacatcatctccctcaccaagaaggcccagcagaggatgtacttcctgcggcagctgaagaagttcagcctaccaaagacaatgatggtgcacttctacaccatcatctggtacgctgctgccaccgccagggacaagggcaggctgcagcatatcattcgctctgcagagaaggtgattggctgcaatcttccttctttTCTGGACCTGCACGCCTcaaggactctgaggcgtgcaggaaacattgcagctgacccctcccaccccggacacaaactgtttcagactctcccctctggcaggaggctgcggtccatcacgACCCAAACCTCTtgccacaagaacagtttttattgtcatatgaagttttatgggctgggctgagcccccaatgtttcaagatcctaaaacCGCCCCTGGGCTACATAACGCAAAACGGGTAAAACTACCactaataattattattcattcagttgACGCTTTAGTCCAAAGTGATTTACAAAAGTATCAAAAAGGAAACTTTTGTCAAGAGCAACGGAGCATGCATTTGTGATCATCTTTAAGTGAATCTCTTTCACAAGATTTGTGTGCATACTTTTTGACGACCGGGTGAATCATCATTGAAACACACACGATCTTTACCAACAGCCATTTCGCATtgcatttcccatgatgcatcgCCGCTGTCACAACAACACTTCGCCATTTCAGATTTCGGGGGGCAGAAACTCCCGCGAAAGAATTAGGTCAACTGAGCGGAGGCGGACGATTCTTCATTGAAAACATTTCTTACCTCTTGGttcttatacagtctatggttccgatgtgtgttattttgttgGTGCGAATGAGCTTTTCCTGCGTGGGCCCGGGCTGAAGTCAGTTCTCGGATTTTCCTGCTAACAGCTAACTTACCAAGCTAGCTGAGTGTAAACAAGAAGGTAGGATGGCCAAGCTGGCTAGCAAATATGTCAGTATGAAATTAGCTGCTTTTATGTAAATACAATTTTGAATATTACATTGTTGAAATATAGGAGGAGGCAGATTTCTACCACGAGTTTGCTGAAAAGGTAGCGTTCAATACAAATGTCTCCTGTgtaagttaacgttaacttAAATCTAGCTAACTAAGCTAGTTAAGGGTTTCATTAACTGACGCTGTCACTGCGTTAGTTAACTTAGCAAGTACTGTAAGCAGTTTCCTGTTCATTCATTTGAACCCGAGCATTGGTGCAGCTAGACAAGTTGCCCAGTCACCTTACGTTATTTGGGACTAACGTTAAATAACGATATTTTGTCTTGCGTGTAACCTAATATCAAAGTATTGACGGTTAGTTGCTCAAGCATGGCCTcctaaaaacagacacatttattCTGGAATAAGCAATGCTAGATAGTGTTACTATGTAATGTAGTGCTAGATCAATCAAGCAATTCAAATCCAGGATGAGTTTATGTTTGTCCATTCTGAAAATGAGAGTGCTTTGTTATCCACATTAGTTGCATATTACAGTATCTCTACAATgaaaagtagtgagtgtacagcttgtataacagtgtaaatttgctgtcccctcaaaaacacactacacagccattaatgtctaaaccgctggcaactaAAATGaatacacccctaagtgaaaatgtccaagtCGAAATTCAATATGGATAAATGACCATAGACTTACTATAGCCAGCTATAAATGTTAGCTGTGGGTTCCTGCTGTAATCTCATGGCTACTGATCTGCCATTCATTCTCCTTCCTTGTCAGAGTTTGATAATGAAGAAAAATATCCAGTGATCACAgccttgatttgtttttgtttcattttgctcTTAAGTAGTTGATATGCTCCTTGCACAGACGCTATAAAACATGGATGGCTTTCAGTGTAATCTCAGGCCGGTTACCTTGGTCTATTGCTTCTTTTCTCATCTGAAAATGTAAGGCTTCAAAGTTGAAAGAAACTGAACATCCTGCTATGCATCATTATAATGAAATTAATAGTCAGTGTTGGAAAAATTGGTGCCAGTGCCAATAGGCAAgctgttgtcatggaaacattGGCAGGTGAAAAAGAAGCACTTTATAAGttaccaccatgcttgactgtaggcaagacgcacttgtctttgtactcctcacctggttgctgccacacacgcttgacaccatcagaaccaaataagtttatgtTGGTCTCATCGGTAAGCCATGTcgttagtctgcttgtcttcagcaaactgtttacAGGCTTTcatgtgcatcatctttagaagaggcttctttctgggacgacagccatgcagaccaatttgatgttGTGCGGCGTATTTTCTGAgtactgacaggctgaccccccaccccatTTAATACACCTGCTCtccacctgagaccttgtaacactaatgagtcacatgacactggggagggaaaatggctaattgggcccaatttgaacatttttacttaggggtgtactcacttgtagcaaatttacactgtaatacaaactgtacactcactactttacattgtagcaaaatgtcatttacttagtgttgtcacatgaaaagatataatcaaatatttacaaatatgtgagtggtgtactcacttttgtgagatactgtatgtacagaGAAAACTGGTGTTTGGAACAAACAACCAGAAACAGCGTGACTGTTAGGATCTGTTTTTACATCAGTTGGGACTTAAGTGACTGGACTTAGTAATCGCTATAATTTTGCTGTGTAATTAAATGTCTCTGTTTTGCCACGGTGGACTATAACAAGCTTGTTATCTCCAATTCCCAGGATGAAGAGgatgaaaggaggagaggagggcagCTCTTCCAGTAAGAGCCCTCCGGAGGCTTGCAAGAAGGTGCGGAAGCAGATGAGGGAGGAGTCAGAGGCAGTGGTGGCCTGTCAATCACCAGACAGCAACTGGGCTCGCATGCCTCAGGAACTCCTGCTACACATCTTCCAGTACCTTCCACTGCTGGATCGGGCTTATGCCTCTCAGGTGTGCCGCGAGTGGAACCAGGCTTTCCACATGCCCGAGCTGTGGAGATGCTTCGAGTTTGAGCTTAACCAGCCAGCCAGCTCTTACCTGAAAGCCACCCATCCAGACCTCATCAAGCAGATCATAAAGAGGCACTCCAACCACCTGCAATATGTCAGCTTCAAGGTAAAGCTGTTGTCTCTGTCGAAAATGCATCCTGATTTGTTTTCCCCTTGCGCCTTctggtttaaaaatgtttttgttatgttcCTGAATGACATTAAATCTTTGTTTGTACTTGCCAGGTGGACAGTAGTACCGAGTCTGCAGAGGCAGCATGTGACATTCTTTCACAGTTGGTGAATTGCTCATTGAAGACCTTGGGGCTCATCTCTACAGCAAGGCCCAGTTTCATGGAGGTTCCAAAGGTATAATTAACATCAACACAAGGGGTCTGGGTCTTTATAGTATCCTGTTCTTCAGATTTACAAGGACAGTCAAAGGAAATCCTGTTCGTATGGTTagcaatttaattttattatgcagctcaggaggtagagcaggtttcCCACTAATTGGAAGATAGGCGGTTCGATCCCCCAGCTCTACATGTTGTGTCCTTGGGCAACATGCTGAACCCTAAATTGCTCTTAATGTCTTTGCTAtcggtgtgtgaatgggtgaatgtgatataatgtaaaagtgctttaagtggtcggaagactagaaagacaAGTGCAGACCATTCAGCATTTATGCATTGCTAATTTCTTTCTATGGTGGTATCCTTAAAGCTGTGGATGAGTGTTTTAAAAGTTGGTCAACAGGGTAGTTTTTGCATTCTCTTCTTATCTGGGGATGGGGCTGAAAAGCAGTGTCTGTTCTCATGCAAGGCCAAGGACAACGGTGTAATTATGTCCAAGGCCACAGGATGTTATTTTTAAGTGTTATTTTGcgtcacattttattttgtctctctAAGTGCACTCTGAGATTCTGTCTACGAACTCATACAAAATTATACTGCCTAGGAAGCTGTCACCAGTGTACCAGATAGTTTATGACTCAAGCATTATCATCATTGAAACTTGAAACCTTCTCACACACATGTAAAGTCTTTGCCCCCACATTCTTCATATATTCCGATCTTTAACAGAACAGGACAACAGAAACCTGCAGAACATTTGAATGCATAAGAGGCATTATCTGTCACTGCGGAAAGAAGATAATGAAAGTGTTGCAACTGTTTTCTCTTAATTCATTGTTGGCCTACCAAAAAGTactcttattcttttttttttgtattgaagGGGTTGCAGGGGTCATGGGATGCAGTGAATCATAATTTGGCATAATCTGTTTTCCTGAACTGTGTGCCTTATGCTACATTTCTGACTTACACCAAAATACTTGACTCATATACTTGTTTATTACAGTATACAGTTGTAAAAGCCATTATCTCTACTGTTTTGCCTCTTTAAATCCCTGTAGTAATCACAAAGGAGTGGATGTAGAGAAACAGGGATTTACATTGCAGAATCCAACCTTGTCTTAAACATGATAGCTACAGCATATATTTTAGTGTTGTCCACTCAGTAGAGCAAATACTAGAAAAAGCTTTTCAGTATAAAGTAATATAATTCAAAAGCCATCTTTCTCCTTCCACAGTCTCATTTCATCTCAGCTCTGACTGTGGTGTTTGTCAACTCCAAATCGTTGTCATCGCTGAAGATTGACGACACGCCAGTGGATGATCCATCACTGAAAGTGCTGGTGGCCAACAACAGCGACACCCTGAAACTGCTGAAAATGAGCAGCTGCCCTCATGTCTCCCCAGCAGGTACAGTGGGTGCTAAGAGTCCAGTATCTTCTTTAAGTGCTTAGCCTAAGAGGAAACGTCCTTGTGTCTCAAATTCTTTGTGTTTTCAAGTTATTTTAGCCATGCATATAGTATGTTGCGCTTTCAGACAAATGTTTTTGGTTTCCTTTTTTGAGTCACAAGGCGCTGTAAGTGTTTTCCGTCCAGTGGCTTATTTAGAGCTTGTAATTATCTTGTCTGCCGTCATACAGTGTTGTCATTTCATGTGGTGGATTGGCAGACGTCGCATTATACATTATGAATGAACTATTATGTGTTTAGGAGCAATATGTTTTTCCTCCTATTGATTTCCATGTTTTCAGGAATCCTTTATTTTCATGATGAgctggattaaaaaaaacaatctgtcCATATTTGCAGGGATCCTGTGTGTGGCAGATCAGTGTCACGGGCTGAGAGAGCTAGCACTGAACTACCACCTCTTGAGTGATGAACTCCTGCTGGCCCTCTCCTCGGAGAAACACGTCCACCTGGAACACTTGCGGATTGACGTGGTGAGTGAGAACCCCGGCCAGCACTTCCACACCATCAAGAAGAGCAGCTGGGACGCGATGGTGCGGCACTCACCCAAATTCAACCTGGTCATGTACTTCTTCCTCTATGAGGACGAGTTTGGCCCTTTCTTTAATGAGGAAATCCCCGTCACTCACCTTTACTTTGGTCGCTCAGTCAGTAAGGAGGTCTTGGGCAGGGTTGGTCTCCACTGCCCTCGTCTGGTGGAGCTGGTGGTGTGCGCCAACGGCCTGCGTCCTCTTGATGAAGAGCTAATCCGCATCGCAAAGCACTGCACCCAGCTGTCAGCCATCGGCCTGGGCGAGTGTGAGGTGTCCTGTAGTGCATTCGTGGAGTTTGTCAAGATGTGTGGCCGGAGGCTTTCCCAGCTGTCCATCATGGAGGAGGTGCTGATTCCAGATCACAAATACTCCCTGGATGAGATCCACTGGGAGGTTTCTAAGCACCTGGGCCGGGTCTGGTTCCCAGACATGATGCCGACTTGGTAAAGTGAAGCCAAAGAGGCGCGCAGAGTTCAGTATGTCAAGTTTGTGGTGTGGAACATTCATGGCCTCCATGTTTGCACTGAAAAGCCTTTAAATGCTCAGCTGTAGTAGAATGTTTGGTGCCAACATGGAGAGCATAAACTTGCTGAAAGTATGTGTGGAGTTCAGGGCAGGGGTGTAATGGGGAACCTGACTGCTACACAATGTTATCATGTCATGTAAACACCACTCTTCAAAATGGACCATAGAATCCTGTTTTGTCAAATCCGTAGACAGAACATGCCAGGCTGGCTCCTTCACAGACCAGTGCAGGTGGAAATATTTGACTAAAAAagcaatgatttttttttttttaaccacaaacCGAGTTATTTGGACATTATAGCCTGGTTATAATAATCTATATTATGAGaggtatctgtctgtctgtgtgcgcgTGTTCGCAGTATGCATATGAGCGTGCGTGTTTAATGTCTTTTAACATTGTGGAGTAATTTGGGATGATTAGGTGCACAATTGCATGTTGTTACACTACCACTTGGACTACTTAAAATTCAGTCTGAGATAGCAGCTCTGCACTAACAAA is part of the Micropterus dolomieu isolate WLL.071019.BEF.003 ecotype Adirondacks linkage group LG07, ASM2129224v1, whole genome shotgun sequence genome and harbors:
- the fbxl3a gene encoding F-box/LRR-repeat protein 3, which produces MKRMKGGEEGSSSSKSPPEACKKVRKQMREESEAVVACQSPDSNWARMPQELLLHIFQYLPLLDRAYASQVCREWNQAFHMPELWRCFEFELNQPASSYLKATHPDLIKQIIKRHSNHLQYVSFKVDSSTESAEAACDILSQLVNCSLKTLGLISTARPSFMEVPKSHFISALTVVFVNSKSLSSLKIDDTPVDDPSLKVLVANNSDTLKLLKMSSCPHVSPAGILCVADQCHGLRELALNYHLLSDELLLALSSEKHVHLEHLRIDVVSENPGQHFHTIKKSSWDAMVRHSPKFNLVMYFFLYEDEFGPFFNEEIPVTHLYFGRSVSKEVLGRVGLHCPRLVELVVCANGLRPLDEELIRIAKHCTQLSAIGLGECEVSCSAFVEFVKMCGRRLSQLSIMEEVLIPDHKYSLDEIHWEVSKHLGRVWFPDMMPTW